Proteins found in one Lachancea thermotolerans CBS 6340 chromosome C complete sequence genomic segment:
- the MVP1 gene encoding Mvp1p (similar to uniprot|P40959 Saccharomyces cerevisiae YMR004W MVP1 Protein required for sorting proteins to the vacuole overproduction of Mvp1p suppresses several dominant VPS1 mutations Mvp1p and Vps1p act in concert to promote membrane traffic to the vacuole): MSLYDDLEDPWRSEQPTSTSHSANEWTGLNVDPLAGSDVLPSGSLISGINTMTLDSGLGNSGSLPVGSSTLLSAHPENSMEGAWSDSLDEANHRVSNDLNRGEMVAGVPFQSENPHSTEESGKEDYEVWSDGIRKAYNPLAPDIITVEEIPEREGLLFKHTNYLVKHLVELPDTEPSSDRSVIRRYSDFVWLQEVLLKKYPFRMIPDLPPKRIGSHSSDPIFLIKRRNGLSRFINIVVKHPVFKKDDLVLTFLTVPTDLLGWRKQASYDTSDEFTDRKIEASFIKMWRKDMAERWNQADASIDGALELWAKITVLVDRCEKRLRFIAQDRSMLASMLDSFSDSAPQIFASDDGTLLDIKNHLGIVSKHLTTCNNLVKEENMQASSELSPRFRTFTDVLLSLKGLFERYKIMAGNNVPQLQRRIEVNTDRLEQMKDKPDLKGAEYDRVKQSIQRDRKSIAEQMNRSWLVRKCILEEYVYFQETQFLVSDVFQRWVKLNMTFNELNTNEWEKLLDHVQAMPSTR, encoded by the coding sequence ATGAGCCTCTACGATGACTTGGAAGACCCTTGGAGATCTGAACAACCCACGAGTACTTCACATTCGGCCAACGAATGGACGGGCTTAAACGTGGATCCTCTCGCTGGTTCGGATGTTCTGCCTAGCGGCTCACTAATCTCAGGCATCAATACTATGACATTGGATAGTGGCCTGGGCAACTCTGGCAGTCTTCCAGTAGGTTCCTCTACTTTACTCTCTGCTCACCCAGAAAATTCAATGGAGGGTGCTTGGTCTGACAGCCTTGATGAGGCCAACCACCGAGTTTCGAATGACCTTAACCGTGGAGAAATGGTGGCTGGAGTCCCTTTTCAGAGCGAAAATCCTCACTCAACCGAAGAGAGCGGGAAAGAGGATTACGAAGTTTGGTCTGACGGTATTCGCAAAGCCTACAATCCGCTGGCACCTGATATTATTACAGTCGAAGAGATTCCGGAGAGAGAAGGGCTCCTCTTCAAGCACACAAACTATCTCGTGAAGCACCTGGTAGAGCTACCTGACACAGAACCTTCTAGTGACCGGAGCGTCATTAGAAGGTACTCGGACTTCGTTTGGTTACAGGAGGTTCTACTCAAAAAGTATCCTTTTAGAATGATCCCTGACCTTCCTCCCAAGAGAATAGGCTCTCACAGCTCGGACCCAATTTTCTTAATTAAAAGGCGAAACGGGCTATCGAGGTTTATCAACATCGTTGTAAAGCACcctgttttcaagaaagatgatCTTGTTCTGACATTCCTAACAGTCCCTACTGATCTACTTGGATGGAGGAAACAAGCCAGCTATGATACTTCCGACGAATTTACAGACAGAAAAATCGAGGCTTCTTTCATCAAGATGTGGCGCAAAGACATGGCCGAAAGGTGGAATCAGGCAGATGCCTCTATAGATGGGGCTTTGGAGCTGTGGGCTAAAATCACAGTTTTAGTTGACCGATGCGAGAAAAGATTAAGATTCATTGCTCAAGATAGGTCGATGCTTGCATCCATGCTGGATAGCTTCTCTGATAGTGCGCCTCAAATTTTCGCGAGCGACGACGGCACGCTTCTTGATATCAAAAATCACCTTGGCATTGTGTCTAAACATCTTACAACGTGTAACAACTTGGTCAAGGAAGAGAACATGCAAGCATCTTCAGAACTTTCACCCCGATTCCGAACATTTACGGACGTTCTTTTATCATTGAAGGGTCTATTTGAGAGATATAAAATTATGGCTGGTAACAATGTTCCCCAGCTTCAAAGGCGTATCGAAGTCAATACAGACCGTTTAGAGCAAATGAAAGACAAACCTGATTTGAAGGGCGCTGAATATGATAGGGTGAAGCAGAGCATCCAAAGAGACCGCAAGAGTATTGCTGAGCAGATGAATAGGAGCTGGCTTGTAAGAAAGTGTATTTTAGAGGAGTATGTTTACTTCCAGGAGACTCAGTTTTTGGTCTCCGATGTCTTTCAACGATGGGTTAAGCTTAACATGACATTCAATGAGCTGAACACAAATGAATGGGAGAAACTGTTGGATCACGTTCAGGCTATGCCGAGCACAAGGTAA
- the MDM12 gene encoding ERMES complex subunit MDM12 (similar to uniprot|Q92328 Saccharomyces cerevisiae YOL009C MDM12 Required for normal mitochondrial morphology and distribution Mdm12p is a mitochondrial outer membrane protein. An Mdm12p homolog exists in S. Pombe which confers a dominant negative phenotype when expressed in S. cerevisiae) → MSFEINWQDLGEDEAVNDSIKSFLNSHLQSISLPSYVSSLQVTDFCLGGIPPNITLREISDPLDEFYNHIEKEELPKDKIPEESDSGCQSADGENGDLLPEVQAESDLQFLVEVDYKGDMRIGVSAELALNYPSPSFMTLPVKLSITDLGIHALCLVAYISKQLFVSFLCDVADPILDARESLIDLGSSAILGKKSLERISLIRSIKIDSEIGEQNNVEGSVLRSVGKLEQFLLEVFRTILKKEAAWPSWINLDFNEDPSGNESSDED, encoded by the coding sequence TTGCAATCGATATCGCTGCCAAGTTACGTTAGTAGCCTACAGGTGACGGATTTCTGCCTTGGTGGCATCCCCCCCAATATCACTCTGCGAGAAATCTCAGACCCTCTAGACGAATTTTACAACCACATCGAAAAGGAGGAGCTGCCAAAAGACAAGATTCCAGAAGAAAGCGACTCTGGCTGTCAATCTGCTGACGGAGAGAACGGGGATTTGCTGCCTGAGGTTCAGGCCGAAAGTGATCTACAGTTCTTGGTCGAAGTTGACTATAAAGGTGACATGAGGATCGGAGTTAGCGCTGAGCTTGCGCTGAATTACCCGAGCCCCTCTTTTATGACTCTACCTGTGAAGCTATCGATTACGGACCTTGGTATACACGCGCTTTGTCTTGTGGCCTACATTTCGAAGCAGCTTTTCGTAAGCTTTCTTTGCGACGTTGCTGATCCTATTTTGGATGCTCGTGAGTCACTAATAGACCTAGGGAGTTCCGCAATCCTTGGCAAGAAATCCCTTGAAAGGATATCGCTCATCAGGAGCATTAAAATCGATAGTGAGATAGGTGAACAAAACAACGTCGAAGGCTCTGTACTGCGTAGTGTAGGGAAGCTGGAGcagtttttgcttgaagtcTTTAGGACGATTCTTAAGAAGGAAGCTGCGTGGCCAAGCTGGATAAACCTCGATTTCAATGAAGACCCATCGGGGAATGAATCTTCTGATGAAGATTAG